A genomic stretch from Methylophilus medardicus includes:
- the fur gene encoding ferric iron uptake transcriptional regulator gives MHDPKELKNAGLKATLPRLKILELFENSEQRHLSAEDIYKVMITNGEDVGLATVYRVLTQFEQAGLLVRHHFESGKAVFEMNEGSHHDHIVCVKCGRVEEFYDEEIEKRQKTAAEKYGFTMQDHSLTIYGVCKKQPCTD, from the coding sequence ATGCATGATCCCAAAGAACTTAAAAATGCAGGCCTGAAGGCAACACTTCCGCGCCTAAAAATTCTAGAGCTATTTGAAAACAGCGAGCAGCGTCACTTATCCGCTGAGGATATTTATAAAGTCATGATTACCAATGGCGAAGATGTTGGTTTGGCGACGGTATATCGCGTGCTAACGCAGTTTGAACAAGCAGGATTGCTGGTGCGTCATCACTTTGAAAGTGGCAAAGCGGTGTTTGAAATGAATGAAGGCAGTCATCACGACCACATCGTCTGCGTCAAATGCGGCCGGGTCGAAGAGTTTTATGATGAAGAAATCGAAAAAAGACAAAAAACAGCCGCAGAAAAATACGGTTTTACCATGCAAGACCACTCGCTCACCATTTATGGCGTGTGCAAAAAACAACCCTGCACCGATTAA
- the hemH gene encoding ferrochelatase, which produces MTYYQPEPAYTHGSQSKVGILLANLGTPEAPTAKALRPYLQQFLMDRRVVEIPRFIWCWILHCIILVIRPKKSAEKYASVWTAEGSPLMVFAQQQKSLLQQTLAKHIASPFAVELGMTYGNPSMKSAIESLKAQGCDRILVFPLYPQYAASSTAAALDAVWRVLLKMRNVPAIRTIKHYHDDPLYIQALASHIKAYWQQHGQPEKLVMSFHGVPKFHLLKGDHYHCECHKTGRLLAEALGLSKEQYQVAFQSRFGRQEWLQPYLANILDALGKQQLKRIDVVCPGFSSDCLETLEEIAMEGKHLFQSVGGGEYHYIPALNSEAVWIEAMAGIALAQLQGWVSREFDAVHAETEAEASKARALAMGAEK; this is translated from the coding sequence ATGACCTATTATCAGCCAGAACCTGCATACACCCACGGCAGCCAATCAAAAGTGGGGATTCTGTTAGCTAATCTGGGCACGCCTGAGGCGCCGACCGCCAAAGCGTTGCGACCTTACTTGCAGCAATTTCTGATGGACAGGCGCGTCGTTGAGATTCCTCGCTTTATTTGGTGTTGGATTTTGCACTGCATCATCTTGGTGATTCGCCCGAAAAAATCGGCTGAAAAATACGCCAGCGTGTGGACGGCCGAGGGCTCGCCACTCATGGTGTTTGCGCAACAGCAAAAATCCTTACTACAACAAACGCTGGCGAAACATATTGCCAGCCCATTCGCGGTTGAATTGGGCATGACCTACGGCAACCCCAGCATGAAAAGCGCCATTGAGTCACTCAAAGCACAAGGATGTGACCGTATTCTGGTGTTTCCGCTTTATCCGCAATACGCGGCGAGCAGCACGGCTGCTGCGTTAGATGCGGTGTGGCGCGTATTATTAAAAATGCGCAATGTGCCTGCCATCCGCACCATCAAGCATTACCACGACGATCCACTGTACATTCAAGCACTTGCAAGCCACATCAAAGCATATTGGCAGCAACATGGCCAGCCGGAAAAATTAGTCATGAGCTTTCATGGCGTGCCTAAATTTCACCTGCTGAAAGGCGACCACTACCATTGTGAATGCCATAAAACTGGCCGTTTACTGGCGGAGGCTTTAGGCTTAAGCAAAGAACAATACCAAGTGGCCTTTCAATCCCGCTTTGGCCGCCAAGAGTGGCTGCAGCCCTACCTAGCGAACATCTTAGATGCTTTAGGCAAACAGCAACTCAAACGCATAGATGTGGTTTGCCCCGGCTTTAGCAGTGACTGCCTAGAAACACTGGAAGAAATTGCAATGGAAGGCAAACATTTATTCCAATCCGTGGGCGGTGGGGAGTATCACTATATTCCAGCCCTTAATAGCGAGGCGGTTTGGATTGAGGCCATGGCTGGTATTGCGTTGGCGCAGCTGCAAGGCTGGGTCAGTCGCGAGTTTGATGCCGTCCACGCCGAGACTGAGGCAGAAGCTTCTAAAGCTCGCGCGCTGGCCATGGGTGCTGAGAAATAG
- a CDS encoding DNA-deoxyinosine glycosylase — translation MHIGSRPDHHLPDLTHASNHFATGFDPIARPDARILILGSLPGNASLAQQQYYAHRQNAFWRILEQLYQIPAAAPYEARCQLVREHQLAIWDVCHGAERVGSLDSNIAQRSVIANDLNHFLSLHPGIKLIAFNGQAAAQLFKKHIQLLREVQTLVLPSTSPANASLSFAEKLARWAMIQSV, via the coding sequence ATGCACATTGGCTCGCGACCTGACCATCACTTGCCCGACCTCACGCACGCATCCAATCACTTTGCGACCGGTTTTGATCCCATTGCCAGGCCAGATGCGCGCATCCTGATTTTGGGCTCATTGCCCGGCAATGCCTCGCTTGCGCAGCAGCAATACTACGCGCATCGGCAAAACGCTTTCTGGCGCATTCTCGAGCAGCTGTATCAAATCCCTGCCGCTGCCCCTTATGAAGCACGTTGCCAGCTAGTGCGCGAGCATCAATTGGCGATTTGGGATGTATGCCATGGCGCGGAGCGTGTCGGCAGTTTAGACAGCAACATCGCGCAGCGCAGTGTGATTGCCAACGACCTCAATCACTTTTTGTCATTGCATCCCGGCATCAAACTGATTGCTTTTAATGGTCAAGCCGCCGCGCAGTTGTTTAAAAAACACATCCAACTCCTCCGCGAAGTGCAGACCCTCGTACTCCCCTCCACCAGCCCGGCCAATGCAAGCCTCTCATTTGCTGAAAAATTGGCGCGTTGGGCCATGATTCAATCCGTCTAG
- the dapB gene encoding 4-hydroxy-tetrahydrodipicolinate reductase, translating to MLKVVIAGVSGRMGHALLEGVFSDNSLQLHAALDRPESAMIGRDAGEQFGKQTGVKISADVVAALQGADVLVDFTRPEPSMQYLQACQAAKVSLVIGTTGFSDAEKATIAQAAQEISIVFAPNMSVGVTLLINLVEQAARVLNQGYDIEVVEMHHRHKVDAPSGTALRLGEAAAKGIEKSLNECAVYAREGVTGEREAGTIGFATMRGGDVVGDHTVVLAGIGERVELTHKASSRATFAQGALRAAKFLADKPQGLFDMRDVLGFDKT from the coding sequence ATGTTGAAAGTAGTGATTGCCGGTGTGTCCGGTCGTATGGGTCATGCCCTGCTAGAAGGTGTTTTTTCAGATAACAGCTTGCAGTTACACGCGGCTTTAGATCGCCCTGAAAGCGCGATGATCGGCCGTGATGCGGGCGAGCAGTTTGGCAAGCAGACCGGTGTGAAAATTAGTGCCGATGTCGTGGCTGCCTTGCAAGGTGCGGATGTCTTGGTGGATTTTACTCGTCCAGAACCTAGTATGCAGTATTTGCAGGCTTGCCAAGCAGCCAAGGTCAGTTTGGTCATTGGCACCACCGGATTTAGTGACGCAGAAAAAGCAACCATCGCCCAGGCCGCGCAAGAAATATCCATCGTATTTGCGCCGAACATGAGTGTTGGGGTGACCCTACTGATCAATTTGGTCGAACAGGCCGCGCGTGTACTTAATCAAGGGTACGATATTGAAGTGGTCGAAATGCATCATCGTCATAAGGTGGATGCGCCCTCCGGCACAGCCTTGCGCCTAGGGGAGGCCGCTGCCAAAGGCATTGAAAAGTCACTCAATGAGTGTGCTGTGTATGCGCGAGAGGGCGTCACTGGCGAGCGTGAGGCGGGCACAATAGGCTTTGCTACCATGCGTGGCGGCGATGTGGTTGGCGATCATACGGTGGTGTTGGCCGGCATCGGCGAGCGCGTTGAATTGACCCATAAAGCGTCGAGCCGCGCCACATTTGCGCAAGGCGCGTTGCGCGCAGCCAAGTTCTTGGCCGACAAGCCACAAGGCTTATTTGATATGCGCGATGTGTTGGGGTTTGATAAAACCTGA
- a CDS encoding L,D-transpeptidase Cds6 family protein: MRNSILFVLAVASLESGCGAKLPSVKPFKMEVQQGNVVTSKMLLQLRPGMTRSQVRYIMGTPLIVDSFRDNRWDYFYELRKQGTVVEKRRVILDFDKDSLVSVRGDVIPSAENPDIKTIAEVPQKKLDADNDQAWTDKLKFWKADDAAAKTPPPANAPVEGAKAAAAAESVAPNESPAPAQLASKVEGNAEPSAAATAQPVTEKEMAAQIADSVEPPAAFAQEAAAVPTTMAETAVVLPPAGSVAPAASKAIVAPAVAATAAVATAKAASAKPVVPKTVKQKSVAAAKVAPAPVVASKPAEMATVAEDEVIPHIPEGEYVAPVVPSEQDMVKGNMAEANAPTTEAEAHQVTEKGVAPKASEATQAPPTFVAEQLPEPAPEVEPVLPPPVKATAAPVAAASSAALMPDAAPPVGDTEIKQSVSAWAQAWRAKDVKNYLAAYADDFAPEGGLNRKAWEAQRKQRLSAASGDITLVLNNLQIVRDGALASVEFEQKYANKAYKDAANKTLTMRYEGTQKRWLITREQVTSSAPQTPVAAAPTVSSDSVAAASSPEANPSVAVGTESAVNAAVQAWAQAWRSKNISAYLAAYATEFVPEGLSSRSAWESQRKKRLSPQQGKITLALADMHVVQEGESAVVTFMQSYASKAYRDQTAKRLEMKLDAASQRWLIVRETTVSGVDASSNQQVTAPEGSAEHLDGVLEQIGF; this comes from the coding sequence ATGCGTAATTCTATCTTATTTGTATTGGCGGTCGCATCTCTGGAGAGTGGATGCGGTGCCAAGCTTCCTTCAGTCAAGCCGTTTAAGATGGAAGTGCAGCAAGGAAATGTCGTCACTTCTAAAATGTTGCTGCAACTGCGTCCAGGCATGACCCGCTCGCAAGTGCGGTACATCATGGGCACGCCGCTGATTGTGGATAGTTTCCGTGATAACCGCTGGGACTACTTCTATGAATTAAGAAAGCAAGGGACTGTGGTCGAAAAGCGCCGGGTGATTCTTGATTTCGATAAAGATAGTCTGGTCTCGGTGCGGGGGGATGTCATTCCGTCAGCCGAAAACCCTGATATTAAAACCATTGCCGAGGTCCCGCAGAAAAAATTGGATGCCGACAACGATCAGGCATGGACAGACAAGCTCAAGTTCTGGAAAGCAGATGACGCAGCGGCAAAAACACCCCCGCCTGCAAATGCTCCCGTTGAGGGCGCAAAGGCAGCAGCGGCAGCTGAGTCAGTTGCCCCCAACGAGTCACCAGCGCCAGCGCAGCTTGCCAGCAAGGTCGAAGGCAACGCTGAGCCCTCCGCCGCAGCGACTGCTCAGCCGGTAACAGAAAAAGAAATGGCCGCGCAAATTGCCGATAGTGTGGAGCCACCGGCCGCATTTGCGCAAGAAGCCGCTGCGGTGCCTACAACCATGGCAGAAACTGCGGTGGTGTTGCCGCCGGCTGGCAGTGTCGCGCCTGCAGCAAGCAAGGCCATTGTGGCGCCTGCGGTGGCGGCTACCGCTGCTGTTGCTACTGCGAAAGCCGCATCGGCAAAGCCTGTGGTGCCTAAAACTGTGAAACAAAAATCAGTGGCTGCGGCAAAAGTGGCTCCTGCCCCGGTAGTGGCATCCAAGCCAGCAGAGATGGCTACGGTTGCAGAGGATGAGGTAATTCCACATATCCCTGAAGGGGAATATGTGGCGCCTGTTGTGCCTAGCGAGCAAGACATGGTCAAAGGCAACATGGCGGAGGCAAATGCGCCGACCACAGAGGCAGAGGCGCATCAAGTGACTGAAAAAGGCGTGGCGCCAAAAGCAAGTGAAGCGACCCAAGCCCCGCCCACTTTTGTGGCGGAACAATTGCCTGAGCCTGCGCCGGAAGTTGAACCAGTGTTACCGCCACCAGTGAAAGCCACGGCTGCACCGGTTGCAGCGGCTTCATCAGCGGCACTGATGCCAGACGCGGCACCACCAGTGGGGGATACTGAAATCAAACAATCGGTGTCCGCTTGGGCACAAGCATGGCGCGCAAAGGATGTTAAAAATTACTTGGCGGCCTATGCAGACGACTTCGCACCAGAAGGTGGGCTGAATCGAAAAGCTTGGGAGGCGCAACGAAAACAACGTTTATCCGCGGCCTCAGGGGACATCACACTGGTATTGAATAACCTACAAATTGTGCGGGATGGTGCCCTGGCTTCTGTTGAGTTTGAGCAGAAGTATGCCAACAAAGCCTACAAAGACGCCGCCAATAAAACACTGACCATGCGTTATGAGGGTACGCAGAAGCGCTGGTTGATTACGCGTGAGCAAGTCACATCCTCAGCACCACAGACGCCTGTGGCTGCAGCGCCTACGGTATCGAGTGACTCAGTGGCGGCTGCATCCTCGCCCGAAGCCAATCCATCCGTTGCGGTTGGGACAGAATCGGCAGTCAATGCGGCTGTTCAAGCTTGGGCGCAAGCTTGGCGCAGTAAAAACATCAGTGCTTACTTGGCGGCTTATGCAACTGAGTTTGTGCCAGAAGGCTTATCCAGCCGGAGCGCTTGGGAGTCACAGCGCAAAAAACGTCTGTCTCCGCAGCAGGGTAAAATTACGCTGGCGCTTGCAGATATGCATGTAGTGCAAGAGGGGGAATCCGCTGTGGTCACCTTCATGCAAAGCTACGCCTCTAAAGCTTATCGTGACCAGACAGCTAAACGACTTGAAATGAAATTAGATGCTGCGAGCCAGCGTTGGCTGATCGTGCGTGAGACTACCGTTTCAGGGGTTGATGCCTCATCTAATCAGCAGGTGACCGCGCCCGAAGGTAGTGCAGAGCATCTGGATGGTGTGTTGGAACAAATTGGCTTTTAA
- a CDS encoding glycine zipper 2TM domain-containing protein: MKQTTHTTLYKSLAWSLLLAFSLNLTACGSMSTRGKSTALGAGIGAVGGAVLTGGSAIGTVGGAAVGGVIGNQINKK, from the coding sequence ATGAAACAAACGACACACACAACGCTGTACAAATCTTTGGCTTGGTCATTACTCTTGGCTTTCAGTTTAAATCTGACGGCCTGTGGCTCGATGAGCACGCGTGGAAAAAGTACCGCGCTCGGCGCTGGGATTGGTGCCGTTGGTGGCGCAGTATTAACAGGTGGTAGCGCCATAGGCACGGTCGGTGGTGCAGCCGTCGGTGGCGTGATCGGCAACCAGATTAATAAAAAATAG
- a CDS encoding NAD(+) kinase, whose amino-acid sequence MQSTFRSVAIVGKYMDAIALQQMQSDLTHLARHLLSQGLQVFVEDQTAQFISHEGFQLASLNDIGSKVDLVIVMGGDGTMLSVGRALRHTGVPLIGINRGRLGFLTDLRTDQMLVEIDKILQGEYQLESRMLLQSVVTRAGKPIEQTFALNDVVIKSAFRLIELEVHVDGQFVSRQRSDGLILTTPTGTTAYALSAGGPIMHPDLDAISIVPISPHTLSYRPITVPAGSVIEVIVVHAADAQISYDGQGLYPLAVGDHVRIERAQQEIQLVHPQDYCYFDMLRNKLNWG is encoded by the coding sequence ATGCAATCTACATTTCGTTCCGTCGCCATTGTTGGAAAATACATGGACGCTATTGCTTTGCAACAAATGCAAAGCGATCTCACGCATTTGGCACGTCATCTATTGTCGCAAGGGTTGCAGGTTTTTGTTGAAGATCAAACAGCGCAGTTTATTAGCCATGAAGGTTTTCAGCTGGCCAGTCTCAACGACATCGGTAGCAAGGTCGATTTGGTCATTGTGATGGGTGGCGATGGCACCATGTTGAGTGTAGGGCGTGCTTTGCGGCATACCGGTGTGCCCTTGATCGGTATTAATCGTGGTCGTTTGGGTTTTTTGACCGACTTGCGTACCGATCAGATGCTGGTTGAAATTGATAAAATCCTTCAGGGTGAATATCAGTTGGAATCCCGTATGTTGCTGCAATCAGTGGTGACGCGCGCAGGCAAACCCATTGAGCAGACCTTTGCCCTGAATGATGTGGTGATTAAGAGTGCATTTCGCTTGATCGAATTAGAAGTGCATGTCGACGGCCAGTTTGTGTCACGCCAACGATCGGATGGCCTGATTTTAACCACGCCAACCGGCACCACTGCTTATGCATTGTCGGCCGGGGGGCCAATCATGCACCCAGATCTGGACGCGATTTCGATTGTTCCTATCAGCCCGCATACGCTGAGCTATCGGCCGATTACGGTGCCCGCCGGCAGCGTGATTGAGGTGATCGTGGTGCATGCGGCAGATGCTCAGATCAGTTATGACGGCCAAGGCCTTTACCCACTGGCGGTGGGAGATCATGTGCGTATTGAGCGCGCCCAGCAAGAAATCCAACTGGTGCATCCGCAAGATTACTGCTATTTTGATATGTTGCGCAATAAACTAAACTGGGGCTAA
- the carA gene encoding glutamine-hydrolyzing carbamoyl-phosphate synthase small subunit, translated as MSKTIPAILVLADGTVFKGISIGASGHTIGEVVFNTSITGYQEILTDPSYTEQIVTLTYPHIGNYGTNSEDVESGKVYAAGLIIRDLPLLESNFRSEQNLSDYLKANLVVAIADIDTRKLTRILREKGAQAGCIMAGENVDEVQALALANGFPGLAGMDLAKVVSCSQPYEFTEAEWQLGKGFSKSAAAKFHVVAFDYGVKRNILRMLVSRGCKVTVLPAQSTAEQALAYKPDGIFLSNGPGDPEPCDYAISAIKTLVETGVPTFGICLGHQLLALASGAKTLKMKFGHHGANHPVQDVESKRVYITSQNHGFAADPTTLPANLKVTHVSLFDGSLQGIARTDKPAFSFQGHPEASPGPQEMSVLFDRFIQLMQERKSS; from the coding sequence GTGTCGAAAACAATTCCAGCGATTTTAGTGTTAGCAGATGGAACTGTTTTTAAGGGCATTAGCATTGGCGCTTCGGGTCATACTATCGGTGAAGTGGTGTTTAACACTTCCATCACCGGATATCAGGAAATTCTTACCGATCCTTCCTATACCGAACAAATTGTGACACTGACTTATCCGCATATTGGTAACTATGGTACCAATAGTGAGGATGTCGAGTCAGGCAAAGTCTATGCTGCGGGTCTGATTATTCGTGACTTGCCCTTATTGGAAAGCAATTTCCGCAGTGAACAAAATCTCTCAGATTATCTTAAAGCCAATCTTGTGGTAGCGATTGCCGACATTGATACACGCAAATTAACACGTATTTTGCGTGAAAAAGGCGCACAGGCTGGCTGTATCATGGCGGGCGAAAATGTCGATGAAGTGCAAGCGTTGGCGTTGGCCAATGGTTTTCCTGGCTTGGCAGGCATGGATCTCGCCAAGGTAGTGAGCTGCAGTCAGCCCTATGAATTTACTGAGGCCGAATGGCAGTTAGGTAAGGGTTTCAGCAAATCGGCTGCGGCAAAGTTTCATGTGGTGGCGTTTGACTATGGTGTAAAACGCAATATTCTGCGCATGCTGGTGTCGCGTGGCTGCAAAGTCACTGTCCTGCCTGCTCAGTCAACTGCGGAGCAAGCGTTGGCATACAAGCCAGATGGTATTTTCTTGTCAAACGGCCCTGGAGACCCTGAGCCTTGTGACTATGCGATTAGCGCAATTAAAACCTTGGTAGAGACTGGTGTGCCTACGTTTGGTATTTGCCTCGGCCATCAATTGTTGGCATTGGCTAGCGGTGCTAAAACACTCAAAATGAAATTCGGGCATCATGGCGCCAACCACCCAGTACAAGATGTAGAAAGCAAAAGGGTGTATATCACCAGCCAAAACCACGGTTTTGCCGCTGATCCGACCACACTGCCAGCCAACCTCAAGGTGACGCATGTGTCATTGTTTGATGGCAGCCTGCAAGGCATTGCGCGTACCGACAAACCTGCATTCAGCTTTCAAGGCCACCCAGAGGCCAGCCCGGGTCCGCAAGAAATGAGCGTGTTATTTGACCGCTTTATCCAGTTAATGCAAGAAAGAAAGTCCAGCTAA
- the hrcA gene encoding heat-inducible transcriptional repressor HrcA has translation MDKRAQILLKTLVEHYISEGQPIGSRTLLQHSGLDVSPATIRNVMSDLEQLGFITSPHTSAGRVPTKKGYRLFVDSLMTVQPLDQRAMTQLKSGLSSHNPQALINSAADMLSQLTQFAGLVMIPKRTRNVLKHLEFLHLNDKKILVILVTEDGQVQNRILLTDKAFTASELTAASNYFNSHCQGLSLEEVQTKLKQELQQMQADINRLMSAALDAASQPESSEQETVVIAGERNLLQVDELSTNVGSLRKLFEIFERRTALMQLLDHSQRAEGVQIFIGGESGYLPLDECSLVTSPYEVDGQVVGTLGVIGPTRMAYERIIPIVDITAKLLSNALSNQ, from the coding sequence GTGGATAAACGCGCGCAAATTTTGCTCAAAACCTTGGTGGAACATTACATCAGCGAGGGCCAGCCGATCGGCTCACGCACCCTGCTACAACATTCAGGCTTAGACGTCAGTCCGGCAACGATTCGCAATGTGATGAGCGACCTCGAACAATTGGGATTTATCACCAGCCCGCACACTTCTGCGGGGAGGGTGCCCACCAAAAAAGGCTATCGCCTGTTTGTCGACTCTCTGATGACGGTACAACCACTCGACCAACGCGCCATGACGCAATTAAAAAGCGGCTTAAGCTCCCACAACCCACAAGCCTTGATTAACAGTGCGGCAGATATGTTGTCGCAGCTGACTCAGTTTGCCGGTTTGGTGATGATTCCCAAGCGGACGCGTAACGTATTGAAACATCTCGAATTTTTACATCTCAACGATAAGAAAATTCTAGTGATTCTGGTGACCGAGGATGGACAAGTACAAAATCGCATTTTACTCACAGATAAAGCTTTCACTGCCAGCGAACTGACGGCTGCCAGCAATTATTTCAACAGCCATTGCCAGGGCTTGTCGCTCGAAGAGGTGCAAACCAAGCTCAAGCAGGAGTTGCAGCAAATGCAGGCGGACATCAACCGCCTCATGTCGGCCGCGCTTGATGCGGCCAGCCAGCCTGAATCTTCAGAGCAAGAGACGGTGGTGATTGCCGGTGAGCGCAATCTATTGCAAGTCGATGAGCTTTCAACCAACGTCGGCAGCCTGCGTAAACTGTTTGAGATTTTTGAGCGTCGCACTGCGCTCATGCAACTGCTAGACCACAGTCAGCGCGCAGAAGGCGTACAAATTTTTATTGGCGGCGAAAGTGGCTATCTGCCATTGGACGAATGTAGTCTGGTGACCTCGCCCTACGAGGTGGATGGGCAAGTGGTCGGCACCTTGGGGGTGATTGGCCCGACGCGCATGGCTTACGAACGCATTATCCCCATCGTCGATATCACTGCTAAACTCCTGTCCAACGCGCTCTCTAACCAATAG
- the recN gene encoding DNA repair protein RecN, whose product MLQALSIRDFVIVDVLELEFSAGYTALTGETGAGKSILIDALSLSLGARNEGDVTRQGCEKAEIATTFDIANNLAAREWLQAQEMDVDDTLMLRRVIYADGRSRAFINGATATVGQLREIGEHLIDIYSQNAHHSLLKVATQREILDAYAQATPSVKQLAKLYKEWTQLHQQQLTYEKNASQFADELAGLRDSTRELKQLGFAAEEWSTLQQEHIRLSHGASLLTGMEASLQLMSEGDEVNALDLLSQAQAKVLELQAIDAGLQPMAETLDSAVVQLEEASRALNRYLQKSELDPERLAEVETRIQAIHSAARKYRIKPDDLPDLLSTQLERMAELEAFGDDGVLAKQVEAAWQKYHQQASQLSALRQQAAKQLANTISDQMQALSLKGGQFAVALTPGEPAIYGLEQVEFLVAGHAGVEPRALNKVASGGELSRISLALQVTTASLGTVPCMIFDEVDVGIGGGVAEVVGQLLSQLGQHRQVLVITHLAQVAAQAQQHWQVSKSEQQGATLSRIRTLNSDARIEEVARMLGGLQITEATRMHAREMLKVPSV is encoded by the coding sequence ATGCTACAAGCCCTTTCTATTCGAGATTTTGTCATTGTTGATGTGCTGGAACTTGAGTTTTCAGCGGGCTACACTGCCTTGACCGGTGAAACTGGTGCAGGCAAGTCGATTCTGATCGATGCCTTATCACTTAGCCTCGGCGCGCGTAATGAGGGAGATGTGACACGCCAGGGCTGCGAAAAAGCCGAAATTGCCACCACCTTTGATATTGCCAATAATCTGGCGGCGCGTGAATGGTTGCAGGCGCAAGAGATGGATGTCGATGATACTTTGATGTTGCGGCGAGTGATTTATGCCGATGGCCGCAGCCGTGCGTTCATCAATGGCGCTACTGCCACTGTCGGCCAACTGCGCGAAATCGGTGAGCATCTGATTGACATTTATAGTCAGAATGCCCATCACTCCTTACTCAAAGTAGCCACCCAGCGCGAGATTCTCGATGCCTATGCACAGGCCACGCCTTCGGTTAAACAGCTGGCCAAGCTTTACAAAGAATGGACACAGTTACATCAGCAACAATTGACCTACGAGAAAAACGCCAGTCAGTTTGCGGATGAACTTGCGGGCTTGCGAGACAGCACGCGCGAATTGAAACAATTGGGGTTTGCTGCGGAAGAGTGGTCGACGTTACAACAGGAACATATTCGGCTGAGCCATGGGGCGAGTTTGCTCACGGGCATGGAAGCCAGCCTGCAGCTGATGAGTGAAGGCGATGAGGTCAATGCGCTGGATTTGTTATCCCAAGCGCAAGCCAAAGTGCTTGAGTTACAGGCGATAGATGCTGGTTTACAGCCGATGGCAGAAACGCTGGATTCAGCGGTAGTGCAACTTGAAGAAGCCAGCCGGGCATTAAATCGTTATTTGCAAAAAAGTGAACTAGACCCCGAAAGGTTAGCCGAGGTCGAAACCCGCATTCAGGCGATTCATAGTGCTGCGCGCAAGTACCGAATCAAGCCAGATGACTTACCAGATTTGTTGTCGACACAACTTGAGCGCATGGCCGAACTCGAAGCGTTTGGTGATGATGGTGTATTGGCCAAGCAAGTCGAGGCGGCTTGGCAAAAGTATCACCAACAAGCCTCTCAGCTTTCTGCGCTCAGACAACAAGCCGCCAAACAGTTGGCTAACACCATTAGCGATCAAATGCAGGCCTTGTCACTAAAAGGCGGGCAATTTGCGGTGGCGCTAACACCTGGTGAGCCGGCAATATATGGTCTTGAGCAGGTGGAGTTTCTCGTCGCTGGTCACGCCGGGGTCGAGCCCCGTGCCCTGAATAAAGTCGCTTCTGGCGGCGAGTTGTCACGTATCAGCCTCGCTTTACAAGTCACGACCGCCTCTTTGGGTACCGTGCCGTGCATGATTTTTGATGAAGTCGATGTGGGCATTGGCGGCGGCGTCGCTGAAGTGGTGGGCCAATTGCTGAGCCAGCTTGGCCAGCACAGGCAGGTGTTGGTGATTACCCATTTGGCGCAAGTGGCGGCGCAAGCGCAACAGCACTGGCAGGTCAGCAAGTCAGAACAGCAGGGCGCGACTTTGAGCCGTATACGCACCTTAAATAGCGATGCGCGTATCGAGGAAGTTGCAAGGATGCTGGGTGGTTTGCAAATTACCGAGGCTACTCGCATGCATGCGCGAGAAATGCTAAAAGTGCCTAGTGTTTAA